The following proteins come from a genomic window of Maniola jurtina chromosome 15, ilManJurt1.1, whole genome shotgun sequence:
- the LOC123872354 gene encoding signal recognition particle receptor subunit beta yields METEKEVIKETINTEPMLQDPLYITLLSVVVLLVTFLVWWFLSSRRHLRRSVLFTGLSDAGKTSLFVRLAYSEFRQTFTSMKENIEDYDTSNNKTLRIVDLPGQERLRNKFFDQYKHSAKAIVYVVDSVTIQKEIRDVAEYLYTILVDPVIQSNCPPVLILCNKQDLPMAKGGQLIKSLLEKEINLVRVTKSSQLESVDSSQSNNTTYLGKAGKDFEFSHLSCKVDVLESSINMGDQDDDPIEMQGIHDWIAKL; encoded by the exons ATGGAGACCGAAAAAGAGGTTATTAAGGAAACTATCAATACTGAACCCATGTTACAAGATCCGTTGTACATAACCTTACTAAGTGTGGTCGTGCTGTTAGTTACTTTCC TAGTTTGGTGGTTTTTGTCGTCACGTCGCCATTTGCGTCGGTCGGTGCTATTCACCGGTCTTTCAGATGCCGGCAAGACATCCCTGTTTGTTAGACTCGCATATTCTGAATTTAGGCAAACATTCACGTCtatgaaagaaaatattgaggACTATGATACATCGAATAAT AAAACATTGAGGATTGTAGATCTCCCTGGTCAAGAGCGTCTCAGGAACAAGTTCTTTGATCAATACAAACACAGTGCTAAAGCCATTGTGTATGTTGTTGATTCTGTTACTATACAGAAGGAGATCAGGGATGTGGCTGA ATACTTGTACACAATACTTGTGGATCCTGTAATTCAGAGCAACTGCCCCCCTGTACTAATTCTGTGCAACAAGCAAGATCTACCAATGGCGAAGGGCGGACAACTCATCAAGAGCCTTCTTGAGAAGGAAAT AAACCTAGTACGTGTGACCAAATCTAGCCAGTTGGAGTCAGTGGATTCTTCTCAATCAAATAATACGACATATCTTGGAAAGGCCGGAAAAGACTTCGAGTTTTCGCATCTCAGCTGCAAAGTCGATGTTCTAGAGAGTTCCATAAATATGGGCGATCAAGATGATGATCCTATAGAAATGCAGGGAATACATGATTGGATTGCTAAACTATAA